A section of the SAR324 cluster bacterium genome encodes:
- a CDS encoding 2-dehydro-3-deoxy-6-phosphogalactonate aldolase, which yields MQKMISDWLNPVPLLAILRGITHHEVDEVGDVLIELGYRILEVPLNSPDPYQSIQQLAKRYSGSALIGAGTVLKPEQVPQVADAGGTLIVSPNLNPEVVKATKRMGMISVPGVFTPTEAFQALDAGADALKIFPGDAISPSYCKALRAVLPKGTLLVVTGGVNSENLADFLVVSNGAGIGSALYSPGKA from the coding sequence ATGCAAAAGATGATCAGTGATTGGCTGAATCCTGTCCCCTTACTTGCGATTCTCAGAGGGATTACCCACCACGAGGTAGATGAGGTGGGGGATGTGTTGATTGAACTTGGTTATCGAATTCTGGAAGTTCCGCTCAATTCTCCAGATCCGTATCAGAGTATTCAGCAGCTAGCCAAACGCTACAGCGGTTCTGCTCTCATCGGAGCTGGCACGGTTTTAAAGCCGGAACAAGTTCCTCAGGTGGCCGACGCTGGGGGAACCTTGATTGTCTCTCCGAACCTGAACCCTGAGGTGGTCAAGGCAACCAAGCGGATGGGAATGATTTCGGTGCCTGGAGTCTTCACTCCCACAGAAGCCTTTCAAGCGTTGGATGCAGGGGCAGATGCTCTAAAGATATTCCCCGGTGATGCAATCAGCCCGTCATACTGCAAGGCGCTGCGAGCGGTTTTGCCAAAGGGTACTTTGCTTGTTGTTACCGGGGGAGTCAACTCTGAGAATCTTGCAGACTTTCTTGTAGTCTCCAACGGGGCAGGGATCGGATCGGCTCTTTACTCTCCAGGAAAAGCC
- a CDS encoding dihydroxy-acid dehydratase family protein → MSQSKSNTRFRSQEWFDNPANPDMTALYLERYLNFGLTREELQSGKPVIGIAQTGSDLSPCNRPHIELAKRVREGIREAGGIAIEFPVHPIQETGKRPTASLDRNLAYLSLVEVLYGYPIDGVVLTIGCDKTTPAALMAAATVNIPAITLSGGPMLNGWFRGERTGSGTIVWRAREMMARGEIDYPGFVDLVASSAPSPGYCNTMGTATTMNSLAEALGMSLPGSASIPAPYRERAQAAYLTGKRIVDMVKEDLKPSDILTRKAFENAIVINSAIGGSTNAPIHLNAVARHIGVELEVDDWENHGHDIPLLVNLQPAGAYLGEDYHHAGGVPAVVAELIRHGRIHEDAMTANGKTIGENCRDAEVVDTDVIRSFDTALKPAAGFKVLRGDLFDAAIMKTSVISKEFREQYLSNPDDPDAFEGRAIVFNGPEDYHKRIDDPSLKIDANCLLFMRGAGPIGYPGAAEVVNMRAPDYLLKQGVKELPCIGDGRQSGTSGSPSILNASPEAAALGGLALVQMNDRVRIDLKKGRADILIDGAELASRREKLERDGFPIPESQTPWQELQRRDVDQLAQGMVLKSAVKYQRIAQSKGVPRDNH, encoded by the coding sequence ATGAGTCAGTCTAAATCCAATACACGCTTTCGATCACAGGAATGGTTCGATAATCCTGCCAACCCGGACATGACCGCTCTTTACTTGGAGCGTTATCTGAATTTTGGTCTGACTCGCGAAGAATTGCAGTCAGGGAAGCCTGTGATTGGCATCGCCCAAACTGGATCAGACTTATCGCCATGTAATCGGCCTCATATTGAACTGGCCAAAAGGGTACGGGAGGGCATTCGAGAAGCGGGGGGGATCGCAATTGAGTTCCCAGTTCACCCAATTCAGGAAACTGGTAAACGACCCACCGCTTCTTTGGATCGGAATCTTGCCTACCTGAGCCTCGTCGAAGTTCTGTACGGCTATCCGATCGATGGTGTAGTGCTGACAATCGGCTGTGATAAAACCACACCAGCTGCGCTAATGGCAGCAGCAACGGTGAATATCCCTGCCATTACCCTTTCTGGTGGACCGATGCTCAACGGCTGGTTCCGAGGAGAGCGAACCGGCTCTGGAACCATCGTCTGGCGAGCACGAGAGATGATGGCTCGTGGCGAAATTGACTACCCCGGATTTGTTGATTTGGTAGCCTCCTCTGCTCCCTCCCCAGGCTACTGCAACACAATGGGGACAGCGACAACAATGAACTCCCTCGCTGAAGCATTGGGGATGTCCTTACCTGGAAGTGCCTCGATTCCCGCCCCTTACCGAGAGAGGGCACAAGCAGCCTATCTCACTGGCAAGCGCATCGTGGATATGGTCAAGGAAGATTTGAAGCCTTCTGACATTTTGACTCGTAAGGCCTTCGAGAATGCAATCGTGATCAACTCTGCAATTGGTGGCTCAACCAACGCTCCAATTCACCTCAATGCAGTTGCACGTCATATAGGGGTGGAGCTGGAGGTCGATGATTGGGAAAATCATGGTCATGACATTCCATTACTGGTCAACCTCCAGCCCGCAGGAGCCTATCTTGGAGAGGATTACCATCATGCAGGAGGAGTCCCTGCTGTCGTTGCGGAGCTGATCCGCCACGGTCGGATTCATGAAGATGCGATGACAGCCAATGGGAAAACCATTGGAGAGAATTGCCGAGATGCGGAAGTTGTGGATACAGACGTAATTCGCAGTTTCGACACTGCGTTAAAGCCTGCGGCTGGCTTTAAGGTGTTGCGGGGGGATCTCTTTGATGCCGCCATCATGAAGACCTCTGTCATTTCCAAGGAATTCAGGGAACAATATCTTTCAAATCCAGATGACCCAGATGCTTTCGAGGGCCGAGCAATCGTGTTCAATGGTCCAGAAGATTACCATAAGCGGATTGATGATCCTTCCCTGAAGATTGATGCCAACTGTCTGCTTTTCATGCGTGGTGCAGGTCCAATCGGCTATCCTGGGGCTGCTGAGGTGGTCAACATGCGTGCGCCGGATTATTTGCTGAAGCAAGGTGTGAAAGAGTTGCCCTGCATTGGAGATGGTCGACAAAGTGGCACTTCTGGTTCTCCCTCGATTTTGAATGCATCGCCTGAAGCTGCTGCTCTGGGAGGTCTTGCCCTTGTACAAATGAATGACCGTGTCCGGATTGACCTGAAAAAAGGTCGTGCAGACATCTTGATTGATGGTGCAGAGTTAGCCAGCAGACGTGAAAAGCTGGAGCGAGATGGATTCCCAATTCCCGAGTCTCAAACACCCTGGCAGGAACTACAGCGTCGTGACGTTGATCAACTAGCGCAGGGGATGGTCTTGAAATCTGCTGTCAAGTATCAGCGAATTGCCCAGAGCAAAGGGGTTCCAAGGGACAATCATTGA